From a single Apium graveolens cultivar Ventura chromosome 2, ASM990537v1, whole genome shotgun sequence genomic region:
- the LOC141708640 gene encoding uncharacterized protein LOC141708640 isoform X2: MINKLFQNLVQSPKREEEKKQHRSLTLEPRVALHYGIPSTASILAFDPFQRLLAIATSDGRIKVIGGDNMEALLISSKTSSFKNLEFLHNQGFLVSVTSENEVQVWDLEHMRIVAHTQWESNITAFSTVYGFHYMYVGDEYGFLSVLKFDAQEGNLQQLPYYISANVIADGAGVSLPDHLSVVGVLPQPCSSGNRVLIAYANGFIILWDITEDQAVLVRGHKDLQFIDEIVVNSSNDVRHEHSEGISDNNGLADKEISSLCWVSSDGSVLAVGYVDGDILLWDLTNGASTKDLQYNESLSHVLKLQLSSAQKRLPVIVLHWHSNSADKGPKGQLFVYGGDEIGSKEVLTIITLDWTTGIETLIRITRIDLTLGGSFADMSFAPSGGSGEHSHASTLFVLTNPGQLHFYNDACLSVLMSKPNEKHSADAIQYPAVIPTTEPNMSVGKLSILDEEAMCATTLRGMPTKTGTSTNWPLTGGIPCQLSSDEFRCKRIYIGGYEDGSVRVWDATFPVLSLVCVVESLVDGVELAGSGSPVSVVDFSSSTSSLAIGEESGLVRLYSLMQRSEKSTVHIVTETKHEVHNVRNGGQNQCIAVFSLVNSPVRSLQFVTSGARLAIGFECGQVAMLDVSSSKLLFLTDRISISSSPVVSLIVNSFPDTLRNSLDLSKDEKSIEPVDEVAFILTKNAQITVIDSTRGDVISALLIQPKKESTALSMYIVEGNNSIPEVSERHLPNSSQDSQARSKSATNEGQSDIKEVNISAHYNAINLGQRFNDSLILLCCDDGLHLYSLNSVVQGEKRSIRNLELSTTCCWTTIFETYEKDLGLILFYQTGLIEIRSLPDFELVGETSLTSILKWTVKTNINKTMSSSGTGQISMVNGFEFAVLSLLAFENDFRIPESLPSLHNGVLAAAANSAVTSSLDQKKKQITTTGILSGFIKGFSVGKEDQSIDIYETRESVVEHLDSIFSRFPFSNSLNIPDEDHAEYNIDDVEIDEPMQISPLSVQIKVERKDKELERERLFEGGSATFKPKLRTADEVRAKYRNNGDVSAVAAQAKDKLIERQEKLEKLSKNSEELQGESENFASLAKELAKRMENRKWWRI; the protein is encoded by the exons TTCTTACATAATCAAGGTTTTCTAGTGAGCGTCACAAGTGAAAATGAAGTTCAG GTTTGGGATCTTGAACACATGCGTATAGTTGCTCATACGCAATGGGAGTCCAACATAACTGCATTTTCCACAGTCTATGGCTTTCATTACAT GTATGTCGGAGATGAATATGGTTTTTTGTCTGTGCTAAAGTTTGATGCTCAAGAAGGAAATCTCCAACAATTGCCCTATTATATTTCTGCAAATGTTATAGCTG ATGGGGCTGGGGTTTCACTACCTGATCATCTGTCTGTTGTTGGTGTGCTACCTCAACCTTGTTCCTCAGGAAATAG AGTTCTGATTGCATATGCAAATGGGTTCATTATTTTGTGGGATATTACTGAAGATCAAGCGGTCCTTGTTAGAGGCCATAAGGATCTTCAGTTTATAGATGAAATAGTAGTCAACTCTTCAAATGATGTGAGACATGAGCATTCGGAAGGCATATCAGATAATAATGGACTAGCAGATAAGGAGATAAGTTCACTATGTTGGGTATCTTCTGATGGGTCAGTTTTAGCTGTTGGTTACGTAGATGGTGATATATTGCTATGGGACCTGACAAATGGTGCCTCCACCAAGGATTTACAATATAACGAGTCATTAAGCCATGTCCTTAAGCTACAATTATCCTCGGCTCAAAAGAGACTTCCCGTCATTGTTCTACATTGGCATTCAAATAGTGCAGATAAAGGTCCGAAAGGCCAGCTCTTTGTTTATGGTGGTGACGAAATTGGTTCAAAAGAAGTCCTGACG ATAATAACTCTTGATTGGACAACTGGGATAGAAACATTAATACGCATTACCCGAATTGACCTTACACTCGGCGGTTCATTTGCGGATATGAGTTTTGCACCAAGTGGTGGTTCTGGGGAACATAGTCATGCCTCTACTTTGTTTGTATTGACTAACCCAGGACAGTTGCATTTCTACAATGATGCTTGCTTATCAGTTTTGATGTCTAAACCAAATGAAAAGCATTCTGCTGACGCCATTCAATATCCTGCAGTTATACCTACCACTGAACCGAACATGAGTGTAGGAAAGCTTAGCATACTAGATGAAGAA GCAATGTGTGCAACAACACTGCGAGGCATGCCTACCAAGACTGGTACAAGTACAAACTGGCCCCTGACTGGTGGCATTCCTTGTCAACTATCCTCAGACGAATTTAGATGTAAGAGAATATACATAGGAGGCTATGAAGATGGATCTGTCCGAGTATGGGATGCCACATTCCCAGTTCTGTCCCTTGTATGTGTTGTAGAATCTCTG GTGGATGGTGTTGAATTGGCAGGTTCGGGTTCGCCTGTATCAGTGGTGGACTTCTCCTCATCTACTTCAAGTTTAGCTATTGGCGAGGAAAGTGGTCTG GTTCGTCTATATAGCTTAATGCAGAGGTCTGAAAAATCAACCGTTCATATTGTTACTGAAACCAAACATGAAG TTCACAATGTGCGCAATGGAGGCCAGAATCAATGCATAGCTGTGTTTTCTCTTGTCAATTCTCCGGTCCGCTCCCTACAATTTGTGACATCTGGAGCCAGACTTGCTATAGGTTTTGAATGTGGTCAG GTTGCTATGCTTGATGTTAGTTCATCAAAACTATTGTTTCTCACAGACCGCATATCGATATCAAGTTCCCCAGTAGTGTCGTTGATTGTGAATTCATTTCCTGATACCCTTAGGAATAGTTTAGACCTTTCCAAAGATGAGAAATCAATAGAACCTGTGGATGAAGTAGCTTTCATTTTGACCAAAAATGCTCAGATTACCGTCATTGACAGCACCAGGGGGGATGTAATTAGTGCCTTGCTAATTCAACCAAAGAAAGAATCAACTGCACTGTCCATGTATATAGTAG AGGGAAACAACTCTATTCCGGAAGTGTCTGAGAGGCATTTACCGAATTCATCTCAGGATTCACAAGCCAGAAGTAAATCTGCTACCAATGAGGGTCAAAGTGATATTAAAGAAGTTAACATTAGTGCCCACTATAATGCTATTAATTTAGGGCAGAGATTTAACGACTCTTTAATTTTACTTTGTTGTGATGATGGGCTGCATTTATACTCTTTAAATTCTGTGGTACAG GGTGAAAAGAGGTCCATTCGGAATTTGGAGCTTAGTACTACTTGTTGCTGGACTACAATCTTTGAAACATATGAAAAAGACTTGGGccttattttattttatcagaCTGGATTGATCGAAATCAG ATCTTTGCCAGATTTTGAACTAGTGGGTGAAACCTCTTTAACCTCAATTCTTAAGTGGACAGTCAAGACTAATATTAACAAGACGATGAGTTCTTCTGGCACAGGGCAGATATCAATG GTGAACGGGTTTGAGTTTGCTGTTTTATCTCTTTTGGCCTTTGAAAATGATTTCAg GATTCCAGAATCTTTGCCTAGTCTTCATAATGGAGTTCTTGCAGCTGCAGCAAATTCTGCTGTTACTTCATCCCTGGACCAGAAGAAGAAGCAG ATAACTACAACTGGAATATTAAGTGGTTTCATTAAAGGATTCAGCGTTGGTAAAGAAGATCAGAGTATAGATATCTATGAAACTCGAGAAAGTGTGGTTGAACATTTGGATAGCATATTCTCTAGGTTCCCATTCTCCAATTCTCTGAATATTCCAGATGAAGACCATGCTGAATACAACATAG ATGATGTTGAGATTGATGAGCCTATGCAGATTTCCCCTCTGTCTGTTCAGATAAAAGTTGAAAGGAAAG ACAAGGAACTAGAGCGAGAAAGATTATTTGAAGGAGGTTCTGCCACCTTCAAGCCAAAACTTAGAACTGCAGATGAAGTCAGAGCAAAATACAGAAACAATGGG GATGTGTCTGCTGTTGCTGCACAAGCTAAAGACAAACTCATAGAACGCCAAGAAAAACTAGAG AAACTCAGCAAAAACTCAGAAGAGCTACAAGGTGAATCTGAAAACTTTGCATCACTGGCGAAAGAACTTGCCAAGAGAATGGAAAATCGCAAATGGTGGCGAATATGA
- the LOC141708640 gene encoding uncharacterized protein LOC141708640 isoform X1: MINKLFQNLVQSPKREEEKKQHRSLTLEPRVALHYGIPSTASILAFDPFQRLLAIATSDGRIKVIGGDNMEALLISSKTSSFKNLEFLHNQGFLVSVTSENEVQVWDLEHMRIVAHTQWESNITAFSTVYGFHYMYVGDEYGFLSVLKFDAQEGNLQQLPYYISANVIADGAGVSLPDHLSVVGVLPQPCSSGNRVLIAYANGFIILWDITEDQAVLVRGHKDLQFIDEIVVNSSNDVRHEHSEGISDNNGLADKEISSLCWVSSDGSVLAVGYVDGDILLWDLTNGASTKDLQYNESLSHVLKLQLSSAQKRLPVIVLHWHSNSADKGPKGQLFVYGGDEIGSKEVLTIITLDWTTGIETLIRITRIDLTLGGSFADMSFAPSGGSGEHSHASTLFVLTNPGQLHFYNDACLSVLMSKPNEKHSADAIQYPAVIPTTEPNMSVGKLSILDEEAMCATTLRGMPTKTGTSTNWPLTGGIPCQLSSDEFRCKRIYIGGYEDGSVRVWDATFPVLSLVCVVESLVDGVELAGSGSPVSVVDFSSSTSSLAIGEESGLVRCMQVRLYSLMQRSEKSTVHIVTETKHEVHNVRNGGQNQCIAVFSLVNSPVRSLQFVTSGARLAIGFECGQVAMLDVSSSKLLFLTDRISISSSPVVSLIVNSFPDTLRNSLDLSKDEKSIEPVDEVAFILTKNAQITVIDSTRGDVISALLIQPKKESTALSMYIVEGNNSIPEVSERHLPNSSQDSQARSKSATNEGQSDIKEVNISAHYNAINLGQRFNDSLILLCCDDGLHLYSLNSVVQGEKRSIRNLELSTTCCWTTIFETYEKDLGLILFYQTGLIEIRSLPDFELVGETSLTSILKWTVKTNINKTMSSSGTGQISMVNGFEFAVLSLLAFENDFRIPESLPSLHNGVLAAAANSAVTSSLDQKKKQITTTGILSGFIKGFSVGKEDQSIDIYETRESVVEHLDSIFSRFPFSNSLNIPDEDHAEYNIDDVEIDEPMQISPLSVQIKVERKDKELERERLFEGGSATFKPKLRTADEVRAKYRNNGDVSAVAAQAKDKLIERQEKLEKLSKNSEELQGESENFASLAKELAKRMENRKWWRI; this comes from the exons TTCTTACATAATCAAGGTTTTCTAGTGAGCGTCACAAGTGAAAATGAAGTTCAG GTTTGGGATCTTGAACACATGCGTATAGTTGCTCATACGCAATGGGAGTCCAACATAACTGCATTTTCCACAGTCTATGGCTTTCATTACAT GTATGTCGGAGATGAATATGGTTTTTTGTCTGTGCTAAAGTTTGATGCTCAAGAAGGAAATCTCCAACAATTGCCCTATTATATTTCTGCAAATGTTATAGCTG ATGGGGCTGGGGTTTCACTACCTGATCATCTGTCTGTTGTTGGTGTGCTACCTCAACCTTGTTCCTCAGGAAATAG AGTTCTGATTGCATATGCAAATGGGTTCATTATTTTGTGGGATATTACTGAAGATCAAGCGGTCCTTGTTAGAGGCCATAAGGATCTTCAGTTTATAGATGAAATAGTAGTCAACTCTTCAAATGATGTGAGACATGAGCATTCGGAAGGCATATCAGATAATAATGGACTAGCAGATAAGGAGATAAGTTCACTATGTTGGGTATCTTCTGATGGGTCAGTTTTAGCTGTTGGTTACGTAGATGGTGATATATTGCTATGGGACCTGACAAATGGTGCCTCCACCAAGGATTTACAATATAACGAGTCATTAAGCCATGTCCTTAAGCTACAATTATCCTCGGCTCAAAAGAGACTTCCCGTCATTGTTCTACATTGGCATTCAAATAGTGCAGATAAAGGTCCGAAAGGCCAGCTCTTTGTTTATGGTGGTGACGAAATTGGTTCAAAAGAAGTCCTGACG ATAATAACTCTTGATTGGACAACTGGGATAGAAACATTAATACGCATTACCCGAATTGACCTTACACTCGGCGGTTCATTTGCGGATATGAGTTTTGCACCAAGTGGTGGTTCTGGGGAACATAGTCATGCCTCTACTTTGTTTGTATTGACTAACCCAGGACAGTTGCATTTCTACAATGATGCTTGCTTATCAGTTTTGATGTCTAAACCAAATGAAAAGCATTCTGCTGACGCCATTCAATATCCTGCAGTTATACCTACCACTGAACCGAACATGAGTGTAGGAAAGCTTAGCATACTAGATGAAGAA GCAATGTGTGCAACAACACTGCGAGGCATGCCTACCAAGACTGGTACAAGTACAAACTGGCCCCTGACTGGTGGCATTCCTTGTCAACTATCCTCAGACGAATTTAGATGTAAGAGAATATACATAGGAGGCTATGAAGATGGATCTGTCCGAGTATGGGATGCCACATTCCCAGTTCTGTCCCTTGTATGTGTTGTAGAATCTCTG GTGGATGGTGTTGAATTGGCAGGTTCGGGTTCGCCTGTATCAGTGGTGGACTTCTCCTCATCTACTTCAAGTTTAGCTATTGGCGAGGAAAGTGGTCTGGTGCG ATGTATGCAGGTTCGTCTATATAGCTTAATGCAGAGGTCTGAAAAATCAACCGTTCATATTGTTACTGAAACCAAACATGAAG TTCACAATGTGCGCAATGGAGGCCAGAATCAATGCATAGCTGTGTTTTCTCTTGTCAATTCTCCGGTCCGCTCCCTACAATTTGTGACATCTGGAGCCAGACTTGCTATAGGTTTTGAATGTGGTCAG GTTGCTATGCTTGATGTTAGTTCATCAAAACTATTGTTTCTCACAGACCGCATATCGATATCAAGTTCCCCAGTAGTGTCGTTGATTGTGAATTCATTTCCTGATACCCTTAGGAATAGTTTAGACCTTTCCAAAGATGAGAAATCAATAGAACCTGTGGATGAAGTAGCTTTCATTTTGACCAAAAATGCTCAGATTACCGTCATTGACAGCACCAGGGGGGATGTAATTAGTGCCTTGCTAATTCAACCAAAGAAAGAATCAACTGCACTGTCCATGTATATAGTAG AGGGAAACAACTCTATTCCGGAAGTGTCTGAGAGGCATTTACCGAATTCATCTCAGGATTCACAAGCCAGAAGTAAATCTGCTACCAATGAGGGTCAAAGTGATATTAAAGAAGTTAACATTAGTGCCCACTATAATGCTATTAATTTAGGGCAGAGATTTAACGACTCTTTAATTTTACTTTGTTGTGATGATGGGCTGCATTTATACTCTTTAAATTCTGTGGTACAG GGTGAAAAGAGGTCCATTCGGAATTTGGAGCTTAGTACTACTTGTTGCTGGACTACAATCTTTGAAACATATGAAAAAGACTTGGGccttattttattttatcagaCTGGATTGATCGAAATCAG ATCTTTGCCAGATTTTGAACTAGTGGGTGAAACCTCTTTAACCTCAATTCTTAAGTGGACAGTCAAGACTAATATTAACAAGACGATGAGTTCTTCTGGCACAGGGCAGATATCAATG GTGAACGGGTTTGAGTTTGCTGTTTTATCTCTTTTGGCCTTTGAAAATGATTTCAg GATTCCAGAATCTTTGCCTAGTCTTCATAATGGAGTTCTTGCAGCTGCAGCAAATTCTGCTGTTACTTCATCCCTGGACCAGAAGAAGAAGCAG ATAACTACAACTGGAATATTAAGTGGTTTCATTAAAGGATTCAGCGTTGGTAAAGAAGATCAGAGTATAGATATCTATGAAACTCGAGAAAGTGTGGTTGAACATTTGGATAGCATATTCTCTAGGTTCCCATTCTCCAATTCTCTGAATATTCCAGATGAAGACCATGCTGAATACAACATAG ATGATGTTGAGATTGATGAGCCTATGCAGATTTCCCCTCTGTCTGTTCAGATAAAAGTTGAAAGGAAAG ACAAGGAACTAGAGCGAGAAAGATTATTTGAAGGAGGTTCTGCCACCTTCAAGCCAAAACTTAGAACTGCAGATGAAGTCAGAGCAAAATACAGAAACAATGGG GATGTGTCTGCTGTTGCTGCACAAGCTAAAGACAAACTCATAGAACGCCAAGAAAAACTAGAG AAACTCAGCAAAAACTCAGAAGAGCTACAAGGTGAATCTGAAAACTTTGCATCACTGGCGAAAGAACTTGCCAAGAGAATGGAAAATCGCAAATGGTGGCGAATATGA
- the LOC141708640 gene encoding uncharacterized protein LOC141708640 isoform X3: MINKLFQNLVQSPKREEEKKQHRSLTLEPRVALHYGIPSTASILAFDPFQRLLAIATSDGRIKVIGGDNMEALLISSKTSSFKNLEFLHNQGFLVSVTSENEVQVWDLEHMRIVAHTQWESNITAFSTVYGFHYMYVGDEYGFLSVLKFDAQEGNLQQLPYYISANVIADGAGVSLPDHLSVVGVLPQPCSSGNRVLIAYANGFIILWDITEDQAVLVRGHKDLQFIDEIVVNSSNDVRHEHSEGISDNNGLADKEISSLCWVSSDGSVLAVGYVDGDILLWDLTNGASTKDLQYNESLSHVLKLQLSSAQKRLPVIVLHWHSNSADKGPKGQLFVYGGDEIGSKEVLTIITLDWTTGIETLIRITRIDLTLGGSFADMSFAPSGGSGEHSHASTLFVLTNPVIPTTEPNMSVGKLSILDEEAMCATTLRGMPTKTGTSTNWPLTGGIPCQLSSDEFRCKRIYIGGYEDGSVRVWDATFPVLSLVCVVESLVDGVELAGSGSPVSVVDFSSSTSSLAIGEESGLVRCMQVRLYSLMQRSEKSTVHIVTETKHEVHNVRNGGQNQCIAVFSLVNSPVRSLQFVTSGARLAIGFECGQVAMLDVSSSKLLFLTDRISISSSPVVSLIVNSFPDTLRNSLDLSKDEKSIEPVDEVAFILTKNAQITVIDSTRGDVISALLIQPKKESTALSMYIVEGNNSIPEVSERHLPNSSQDSQARSKSATNEGQSDIKEVNISAHYNAINLGQRFNDSLILLCCDDGLHLYSLNSVVQGEKRSIRNLELSTTCCWTTIFETYEKDLGLILFYQTGLIEIRSLPDFELVGETSLTSILKWTVKTNINKTMSSSGTGQISMVNGFEFAVLSLLAFENDFRIPESLPSLHNGVLAAAANSAVTSSLDQKKKQITTTGILSGFIKGFSVGKEDQSIDIYETRESVVEHLDSIFSRFPFSNSLNIPDEDHAEYNIDDVEIDEPMQISPLSVQIKVERKDKELERERLFEGGSATFKPKLRTADEVRAKYRNNGDVSAVAAQAKDKLIERQEKLEKLSKNSEELQGESENFASLAKELAKRMENRKWWRI, from the exons TTCTTACATAATCAAGGTTTTCTAGTGAGCGTCACAAGTGAAAATGAAGTTCAG GTTTGGGATCTTGAACACATGCGTATAGTTGCTCATACGCAATGGGAGTCCAACATAACTGCATTTTCCACAGTCTATGGCTTTCATTACAT GTATGTCGGAGATGAATATGGTTTTTTGTCTGTGCTAAAGTTTGATGCTCAAGAAGGAAATCTCCAACAATTGCCCTATTATATTTCTGCAAATGTTATAGCTG ATGGGGCTGGGGTTTCACTACCTGATCATCTGTCTGTTGTTGGTGTGCTACCTCAACCTTGTTCCTCAGGAAATAG AGTTCTGATTGCATATGCAAATGGGTTCATTATTTTGTGGGATATTACTGAAGATCAAGCGGTCCTTGTTAGAGGCCATAAGGATCTTCAGTTTATAGATGAAATAGTAGTCAACTCTTCAAATGATGTGAGACATGAGCATTCGGAAGGCATATCAGATAATAATGGACTAGCAGATAAGGAGATAAGTTCACTATGTTGGGTATCTTCTGATGGGTCAGTTTTAGCTGTTGGTTACGTAGATGGTGATATATTGCTATGGGACCTGACAAATGGTGCCTCCACCAAGGATTTACAATATAACGAGTCATTAAGCCATGTCCTTAAGCTACAATTATCCTCGGCTCAAAAGAGACTTCCCGTCATTGTTCTACATTGGCATTCAAATAGTGCAGATAAAGGTCCGAAAGGCCAGCTCTTTGTTTATGGTGGTGACGAAATTGGTTCAAAAGAAGTCCTGACG ATAATAACTCTTGATTGGACAACTGGGATAGAAACATTAATACGCATTACCCGAATTGACCTTACACTCGGCGGTTCATTTGCGGATATGAGTTTTGCACCAAGTGGTGGTTCTGGGGAACATAGTCATGCCTCTACTTTGTTTGTATTGACTAACCCAG TTATACCTACCACTGAACCGAACATGAGTGTAGGAAAGCTTAGCATACTAGATGAAGAA GCAATGTGTGCAACAACACTGCGAGGCATGCCTACCAAGACTGGTACAAGTACAAACTGGCCCCTGACTGGTGGCATTCCTTGTCAACTATCCTCAGACGAATTTAGATGTAAGAGAATATACATAGGAGGCTATGAAGATGGATCTGTCCGAGTATGGGATGCCACATTCCCAGTTCTGTCCCTTGTATGTGTTGTAGAATCTCTG GTGGATGGTGTTGAATTGGCAGGTTCGGGTTCGCCTGTATCAGTGGTGGACTTCTCCTCATCTACTTCAAGTTTAGCTATTGGCGAGGAAAGTGGTCTGGTGCG ATGTATGCAGGTTCGTCTATATAGCTTAATGCAGAGGTCTGAAAAATCAACCGTTCATATTGTTACTGAAACCAAACATGAAG TTCACAATGTGCGCAATGGAGGCCAGAATCAATGCATAGCTGTGTTTTCTCTTGTCAATTCTCCGGTCCGCTCCCTACAATTTGTGACATCTGGAGCCAGACTTGCTATAGGTTTTGAATGTGGTCAG GTTGCTATGCTTGATGTTAGTTCATCAAAACTATTGTTTCTCACAGACCGCATATCGATATCAAGTTCCCCAGTAGTGTCGTTGATTGTGAATTCATTTCCTGATACCCTTAGGAATAGTTTAGACCTTTCCAAAGATGAGAAATCAATAGAACCTGTGGATGAAGTAGCTTTCATTTTGACCAAAAATGCTCAGATTACCGTCATTGACAGCACCAGGGGGGATGTAATTAGTGCCTTGCTAATTCAACCAAAGAAAGAATCAACTGCACTGTCCATGTATATAGTAG AGGGAAACAACTCTATTCCGGAAGTGTCTGAGAGGCATTTACCGAATTCATCTCAGGATTCACAAGCCAGAAGTAAATCTGCTACCAATGAGGGTCAAAGTGATATTAAAGAAGTTAACATTAGTGCCCACTATAATGCTATTAATTTAGGGCAGAGATTTAACGACTCTTTAATTTTACTTTGTTGTGATGATGGGCTGCATTTATACTCTTTAAATTCTGTGGTACAG GGTGAAAAGAGGTCCATTCGGAATTTGGAGCTTAGTACTACTTGTTGCTGGACTACAATCTTTGAAACATATGAAAAAGACTTGGGccttattttattttatcagaCTGGATTGATCGAAATCAG ATCTTTGCCAGATTTTGAACTAGTGGGTGAAACCTCTTTAACCTCAATTCTTAAGTGGACAGTCAAGACTAATATTAACAAGACGATGAGTTCTTCTGGCACAGGGCAGATATCAATG GTGAACGGGTTTGAGTTTGCTGTTTTATCTCTTTTGGCCTTTGAAAATGATTTCAg GATTCCAGAATCTTTGCCTAGTCTTCATAATGGAGTTCTTGCAGCTGCAGCAAATTCTGCTGTTACTTCATCCCTGGACCAGAAGAAGAAGCAG ATAACTACAACTGGAATATTAAGTGGTTTCATTAAAGGATTCAGCGTTGGTAAAGAAGATCAGAGTATAGATATCTATGAAACTCGAGAAAGTGTGGTTGAACATTTGGATAGCATATTCTCTAGGTTCCCATTCTCCAATTCTCTGAATATTCCAGATGAAGACCATGCTGAATACAACATAG ATGATGTTGAGATTGATGAGCCTATGCAGATTTCCCCTCTGTCTGTTCAGATAAAAGTTGAAAGGAAAG ACAAGGAACTAGAGCGAGAAAGATTATTTGAAGGAGGTTCTGCCACCTTCAAGCCAAAACTTAGAACTGCAGATGAAGTCAGAGCAAAATACAGAAACAATGGG GATGTGTCTGCTGTTGCTGCACAAGCTAAAGACAAACTCATAGAACGCCAAGAAAAACTAGAG AAACTCAGCAAAAACTCAGAAGAGCTACAAGGTGAATCTGAAAACTTTGCATCACTGGCGAAAGAACTTGCCAAGAGAATGGAAAATCGCAAATGGTGGCGAATATGA